Within Desulfocurvus vexinensis DSM 17965, the genomic segment GGGAAGGTGAGAGGGGTGTGGGTATGGGAGGAGGAGGTGCAGCGGTATATCGGGACTGGGGCGGTGTACGGTTTTCTTGGACACCGAATTGGGAGTAAGAGATCCCCAGGAGGTGTTCGATGACGAAGGATGGAATGAGGGGCAGAGGAGCCTCCTCCCCGGTGGAGGGAGGCCATAGGCCGACCGGAACCGGGGATGAGGCACGCAAGCCGCCCAAGAGGTTCTGGGCCAAGCACAAGACCGAGGCTGTGCTCAGGCTACTGCGTGGTGAGGA encodes:
- a CDS encoding helix-turn-helix transcriptional regulator, yielding MDKTKGRKLNWKQAYEILNCSKSHFYNLINEGKIPAFRCGKVRGVWVWEEEVQRYIGTGAVYGFLGHRIGSKRSPGGVR
- a CDS encoding helix-turn-helix domain-containing protein, with amino-acid sequence MTKDGMRGRGASSPVEGGHRPTGTGDEARKPPKRFWAKHKTEAVLRLLRGEDIEILSRELGVTAAALTRWRDQFLAGGAEGLKKRSPKD